The Pseudomonas nunensis genome includes the window GATAGTGGCGGCTTCCAATTGACGCTGTGGGTAACAAACATGATCAAGCAATGCACGGTTGCCGCACTGCTGGCGGCAACGGCGCTGACGAGCCTTTCGGCACTGGCCGCCCGCGAGGAGCACACCTTCGAAGTGACCGTGACGGTGCCGACCCGGTCTTTTTACATCGTGCCGGTGGACACGGGCTGGATTCATCGCGAGCAGATCCTGCCGTGGCATGTCGCGACCGCCCGGCTGGGCAGCCTGCGCAAATACTTCGATGTGCGGCACGACACCAGCGCCATTGAAGCGCGCCTGGAAGAGCAGGCGTACATCTCCAACGGCCACCCGGCGGACGATATCGCCTTGCGCGTGCGCTTCAATGGCGTAGAGCTGAGCCACGCCGTCGAGCCCCGGCTGGTCGTAACCGCCGCCGATGCCGCGGTGGGTTCGCGGGTGCTGCTGGAGATCGAACCGCAACAACCGGCCGGGGGTTATCGGGCCGGGGATTATTACGGCAATGTGCTGTTGTTGTTCAATGCGCGAGCGCCGGGGGCGTGATGGTTGGCGAAAGCCCCTGTGGGAGCGGGCTTGCTCGCGAATGCGGTGTGTCATCAACATTGATTTCGACTGACACGGCCTCTTCGCGAGCAAGCCCGCTCCCACAGGGGGGATTGTGTCTTAAGGTAGTGTTTGTTTCAGAGCCTCACGGGTTTTTTGCCGGGCCAGTTCCTGCTGTCGGTAACCCAGGTCACTGTACAGCGCGTTGTAGGCCTGTTCGCTCATGGCTTCCCCGGTGAAGATCTGCTGTTCGGGAATCGACAACTCTCGCGCCAGTTCCCGCAGCCATTCGCGCAGTCGAGTCTTTTGTGCCTCGGGCAACAAAGCCTGGGCCTTTGCCCATTCCGATTGCGCCTCGCGCAGGTTTTCAAGCAGATCCTGCAGGCGTTCATAGCGCTGGGCGTTGGCGTGGAACTCGCCGGGCCAGGTCTCCCGCAGGTACTGGTCCCAGAACGGTTGTTCAAGCATGGCATTGACCAGTCCGTCGCCGTCTTCCATGGACAGCACCGTCTCGAAAGCCTGATCGATGGCGCGGTCACTCACGCCGGCAACCGGTCGGTAAAGCATGCTTTCCGATTGCCAAGGCAGTTCCAGGCGATCGGCCAGCGAGGTTTCGTAAGCCAGGTACACCTCGACTTCATCCGGGTTGCCGCCGCGCGCGACGATATCAGCCCGAGCGATGTCGTCGACGCGCTCCAGGCGCGCGGCACCTTTGGCCAGCATCACCAGTGCCTTCTCCAGTGGCGCGCGGTAGGTCGAGTAAGAATAGGCCCGCGACGCGAGAACCTTGACTCCCATGTTGTTGAACAACTGGGCTCCGGCATCCGCACAATTGGTCGGCGCCGTAGCCATGGTGAACAGCTCCTCGCGCAGGCGGGTGTCCAGGTCCATGGCATCGATCATGTTCCAGACCCGCGTGGACAACTGTTTGCGCCATTCACCGCCAGCCCGGTAGTCGGAAGACCGGGTCAGGTTATCTATCACGCTGAAAAAGCCTGCGGCGTTCGGCTCCGTAATCAACTTGTCCCACGCCTCCGCCCGGTAAGCGCCCAACCCCGGCGCGCTGCCCCATAAATCAGAATCGTCAGCCAAGGGCCATTTTTGCCGCGCGCGTTCGGCGGCGGGGGCAAGGACAATCCGGCGAGGCAGCCCGACCGACTGGCGGTATTGGCTGATTTCGAATTGGGCGGTGTGCGGCAGATCTACCACCGACACCCGTGTACGCGCGATGATCATCGCGCTGTCCGAACCCGGGATCACCAGGGGAACGGTGGTGATCGGGTTGTCTTGCAAATCCAGGAAAAACCCCCGTGGACGATGTTTGCTGAACACCCCTTGCGGCCAAGTATCGAGCCCGGTATTGCTCAGGTTTAATACGGTCAGGCGCGGCATGCGTTCGACATTCGGCGAAAGGCCCAGCGGATTGTTGTCCAGCCGCAGGATTTCCAGTCGGGTCAGGTGGCGCAACTGCTCTACGGACTCGGGCGTCAGTTCGATGCGGTTGTCGGTCAGTCGCAGGGTTTCCAGTAAATGCATCTTGCCCACGCCTTTTGGCAGGCGCCGCAGCTCGCAGCGTCGGGCGCTGAGATGGCGTACGTGGCGGAAGTCTTTCAACAGGCCGTCGGCGCCTTCCACAAAACGGCCGTTATCGAGTGCCAGCGTGGTGACCTGATCGAAGTATTTTTTCAGATCCGGCAGCGTCTTCCACCAGCGCTCAAGGTTGTGGTGGTGGAACTCCGTCGACAGATCCAGCGTAAAACCGCCTTCCAGGCTACTGCTCTCATCGAACACGCGCGAGCGCCGTTCGAAACACTCCAACAGCCGTTCAGCGATATGTTTGAGGGCTCCTCGGTAAATCACCGGCTCGTCGGGCAAGGTCGGGAAATTTTGCTCCAGCCACCACTGAACCGTATTACGTAACAGCGTCAATTCGTCTTCGAGTGATTCGATCACTTTGAAGGCATCGGGCCTGGCGTTCAGCGAGCGAACAAAAGCGTCCACTTCCCGTTCTCCCATGGCCGGGTAAAGATCCGAGACGCGCTCATAGAGCGAGGCCCCCCCGGTGGACAGCTTGGGCCCACGCAGCAGCAACAGTGTTTGCGGCTCGGCCACCGGGCGGATCGACGGCTCCAGCAGCAAGGTCCGGCGCTCGGCGGGAGGCTCGGTCTTGGCGATCAACCATTCCCTGAACCAGGCGCCCTGGCCGGGACGGTAGCCCAGTTGTCGTCGCTGTTGCTTGGGCAGGGCGCGCAGGATCGACTCATACCAATCAGCCGTCCCATGGAGCAATTGATTATCGGCATCACGCACTTCGTAGCGTCCCTGTTTGTCACGCAGCAGACGCCGGACGATCGACGCATCTTCGGGGCCAACAGAGCAACGCAACTCCCCATCGAACGCGCCTTCCCGCACCTCGATGCGCAGGTCGTTGTAGGTGTCGGTGTTCAAGCGCAGCACGTTCAGGACCAGCCGTTCGGTATCAACGCTCAGCCTATCAGCCTTGAAGAAGCCTTCGACAGCGTGCGTCGTGCGTACTTCAAACGCACATTCGCGCGCCTGGGCTTTCAGGTGCTGGGGGACGCGTTGCTGGTGCGACAGCATGTCCAGTTGGTTTTTATTGGCCCCGGCCACCAGCGCTTCGGCAATGTCGGCGGACAGGATCGGGTGTTCGCGCTGGAGCTGCCGGGCGTTGGGGTCGTAGCTGCCGGGTACCGGGGCGCCCTCGAAGGTTTTGAAGTGCTTCAGGGCGTCGTCCAGCAACAACGGTGGCGGTGCGCTCTCGACATGCATGCGGCGCAATGAGCCTTCGTCGACGCCACTGATGAGCAGGATGTTTTCCAGTTGTTCGGGGGTGAAACCGTCGGTGCTGTGGCCGAGGCGTTTCATCAAGGTGACTTTGTCCCAGGTGCGAGGGTTCTCGCCTTCATGCAGCCAGGCACCGCGACCGTTGTGGGCCAGTTTCGGCGCGTAGGCATTCGGTCGCTCAGGATGCTGGACGCGGTGTTCTCCGGTGTCGGGATCCTTTTGCACGGCGTAGAGCTGGTCATCTATCGGCAGAACGTGCTGGTTTTCGACGCGATGCAGGCCCAGTTCATCCGGCTTCGAGTCCTCGCCCAACGAGATTTTTTTTTGCGCGTAGGGCGCGAGGTCGGGGTGCCACAGGCGGGTTTCACCGTTGGCCAGTCGAACCTGTTGCGTACCCTCGATAAATGGCGAGAGCTTGAGTCGGAATTCGTTGCCGATGGCGCCACCCGCAGCGAACACCGCCAGTTGCACGACGTCCGTCGCCACCGAGATCACATGCTCGGCGGCTTCGGCCCAAAGACCTTCAGCCAGGTCCACCACGCCCTCAATCACATCGTTGGTCAGTTGATAAGCGGTGTAAGCGAGCATGAGTTCGCCCAGCCCCGGCACGAACGGCGCCACCACCATCAGCGCAACGTTGAAGATGTCCGAGACGATTTTCTTGAAGTTGTCCCACCAGGCCCAGCGGGTGCGGCTGTCGGTATCGGCAGTGGAAACCGCGATTTCCCGGCCGTCATTGAGGATCTTGTTCAGCGTTTGTTGATACAGGTGCTCCCACAGCGGACGGTCGATGGGCGACACGGAAAATTGCAGGTTGGGGTTTTTTACCGGTGTGTCGCGCCAGCTCGGGCGCGGGTCCAGCGCCTGTTTTTCATGCCATTTGACGCTGCTGAGGCGTTGTCCCAGTCCGGCGAAAAAATGCCCGCGCTGTTGCTGGTCGACGAACTGGC containing:
- a CDS encoding CS1 type fimbrial major subunit encodes the protein MIKQCTVAALLAATALTSLSALAAREEHTFEVTVTVPTRSFYIVPVDTGWIHREQILPWHVATARLGSLRKYFDVRHDTSAIEARLEEQAYISNGHPADDIALRVRFNGVELSHAVEPRLVVTAADAAVGSRVLLEIEPQQPAGGYRAGDYYGNVLLLFNARAPGA
- a CDS encoding NEL-type E3 ubiquitin ligase domain-containing protein produces the protein MSQIQSVITLLHPDDLPDNKGQHYDLIRDRIGTPFTNASLTRVQTLGSTSLHREEWHTRADRKLETANTDAWSAQNDVDQMLDNLQDIRTFAAPRLKAALKEKYRLDLDVANTYLRLYIPKGTPWYVIDTSAAVTTRTVSLLDAAVHNFARSETFAAGSDFISRPDQRGHFDVLPIKQQISIEQFQALCRELDIGARYQRHLESVLLPADPLASTFLQLKVTRSQKAALKAAVHLAVAKKHISRNARSVVLGLIEGRQNLTLDGKVMQVLDLAMMDTTLTGIVVFAPVEQQSRGTDKVIVYVPHDPEHPLKEYRSISDFMQELTRQLRENKVLPANAITYQQFFSQFVDQQQRGHFFAGLGQRLSSVKWHEKQALDPRPSWRDTPVKNPNLQFSVSPIDRPLWEHLYQQTLNKILNDGREIAVSTADTDSRTRWAWWDNFKKIVSDIFNVALMVVAPFVPGLGELMLAYTAYQLTNDVIEGVVDLAEGLWAEAAEHVISVATDVVQLAVFAAGGAIGNEFRLKLSPFIEGTQQVRLANGETRLWHPDLAPYAQKKISLGEDSKPDELGLHRVENQHVLPIDDQLYAVQKDPDTGEHRVQHPERPNAYAPKLAHNGRGAWLHEGENPRTWDKVTLMKRLGHSTDGFTPEQLENILLISGVDEGSLRRMHVESAPPPLLLDDALKHFKTFEGAPVPGSYDPNARQLQREHPILSADIAEALVAGANKNQLDMLSHQQRVPQHLKAQARECAFEVRTTHAVEGFFKADRLSVDTERLVLNVLRLNTDTYNDLRIEVREGAFDGELRCSVGPEDASIVRRLLRDKQGRYEVRDADNQLLHGTADWYESILRALPKQQRRQLGYRPGQGAWFREWLIAKTEPPAERRTLLLEPSIRPVAEPQTLLLLRGPKLSTGGASLYERVSDLYPAMGEREVDAFVRSLNARPDAFKVIESLEDELTLLRNTVQWWLEQNFPTLPDEPVIYRGALKHIAERLLECFERRSRVFDESSSLEGGFTLDLSTEFHHHNLERWWKTLPDLKKYFDQVTTLALDNGRFVEGADGLLKDFRHVRHLSARRCELRRLPKGVGKMHLLETLRLTDNRIELTPESVEQLRHLTRLEILRLDNNPLGLSPNVERMPRLTVLNLSNTGLDTWPQGVFSKHRPRGFFLDLQDNPITTVPLVIPGSDSAMIIARTRVSVVDLPHTAQFEISQYRQSVGLPRRIVLAPAAERARQKWPLADDSDLWGSAPGLGAYRAEAWDKLITEPNAAGFFSVIDNLTRSSDYRAGGEWRKQLSTRVWNMIDAMDLDTRLREELFTMATAPTNCADAGAQLFNNMGVKVLASRAYSYSTYRAPLEKALVMLAKGAARLERVDDIARADIVARGGNPDEVEVYLAYETSLADRLELPWQSESMLYRPVAGVSDRAIDQAFETVLSMEDGDGLVNAMLEQPFWDQYLRETWPGEFHANAQRYERLQDLLENLREAQSEWAKAQALLPEAQKTRLREWLRELARELSIPEQQIFTGEAMSEQAYNALYSDLGYRQQELARQKTREALKQTLP